TGGAAGAGGTTGTGGTGTCGTCGGTCAAAGCGGTTGCCGGTGGGAGTCAAGATGGCGAAGACAAAGCGGTCAGCGACCTGCCGATTGAAGAAATCAGCTTCAACTTCGCCCGTATCAAGACCACTTATACCCAACAGAGCCGTTCCGATGGTCAAGGTGGCGGTAACGTCACTGGCGGCTGGGATCGCACGGCCAACAAAGTCTTCGCATAAGCCGTTGACGACATCGGGCCGTGAAAGCGGTCCGTGTTCAGCACCGTACCCTTGCATGGGTACGGTGTTTTTTTAACCCTGAATCAGAGTGACCCATGTCTGAATTTCTCAACGACCTTTCGCTGGCGGACCTGACCGCACCCATCAACGGGGGCAGTGGCGAAGACCTGAGTTTCTCCACCCTGTTCGATCAGGTCAAAGAAGCTCGTCGAGCAGACCCCGATTACCTCACCCAGGGTGACTGGCAGACCGATCTGAAATCTTCGGATTGGGACCTGACGATCACGCTGGCAGCGCAAGGCCTTGCACAACAGAGCAAGGACCTGATGCTGGTTGCCTGGCTCAGTGAAGCCCTGGCGCACCGGTACCATTTCCTCGGTATCACTTTCGGCCTGACCCTGGCCGAGCGAATTTTGCAGACGTTCTGGGCGGACCTGTTTCCGTCGCTTGAAGATGGCGTTGAAGAGCGCAGCGCCCGCCTCGCCTGGCTGAAGGCCTCGCTGACGGATATGGTCGGCGGGCTGCCAATCACCCAGGGCCAGCAATTCGGCCTGCAGCGTTACGACGAATCCCGTTACGTCGAGAACCTGGCGCTGCAAAACCCCAAGGCCATGCAAACCGCCGTTGAAGAAGGCAAGATCAACGCGGAAATCTTCCAGCGCTCGGTGGTGCTCACGGACTCCGATCACCTGCGCATGAAGGCTGCCGAGATTGCCGACAGCTTGAAGGCGTGCCAGCAACTCCAGACGACCGCCGACACGTTTTTTGGTCCGGAGGCGCCAAGCTTTGCGGCGCTCAGCGACATCCTTTCGCGCGCCGGGCAACTGGCTCAAAAGCTGCTCAAGGACCGGGGCATCGAACTGCATCCTGCGCCTGTCGAACCTGCGCCCTCCGCCCCTCAAGCCGCCGTTGCCCACACCGCAGGTGCCGCCATGACCACGCCCTCCCCGGACGCTTCGCCGGCACCCTTGCGTACCACGCCCATCAGCCGCGATGAAGCCTTCACGATGCTCGCCAGCGTCGCGCAGTTCTTCAAAAACACCGAGCCGCAAAGCCCGGTGCCGTACCTGATCGAGCGTGCCATCAAGTGGGGCAACATGCCGCTGGAAGGTTGGCTCAATGATGTGATCAAGGACAGCAACGTTGTGGACAGCATCCGCGATGTATTGGGCACCAAAGAGCCGAAATCCTGAGCGGTTTGAATCTGTAGCCGCGCAAGGCTCTACTCTGTAGGCGCCTAATTCATTCGCGTGGCGTCGCCAGAACGCCTCGCCAACAAATAGCCTCCTGCGCAGGCTTCAGGCCTCGGTCACGTTGAAATCGAATAGCGCCTGCGGCGCCTCGATCAACAGCGAACGCATGGTATGCGCCGAACATTCCAGCGCCTGCAATTGCTCGACCACCGTGCCGTAACCGATGCTGTTTTCATGCTGGGTGTGCGGCCAGTCACTGCCCCACACCAGACGGCGCGAGCCAAAACCCTGCTCCAGCAAGGGCATCGCTGCACGGGCGAAATCAAGGTTCTGCTGCGCGGTACCGCCGAGTCGATAAATGCCCGAGACCTTCATCCACACCTGCCCGCTCTGCCCCAGCGCCAGCAGTTCGCGAAAGCCTGGCTGATCCATCCCCAGCCGCGCATCGGCACGCCCGAAGTGGTCGACCACGATCTTGATCCCGAACGGCATCAAGCCGCGAATCAAACCCGGCAAATCCTCGACCTGACGGTGCAGCTCGACGTGCCAGTCCAGCTCGGCGAGATGCCCGAAAAACACTCGCCAGGCAGGCTCGTCAAAGTCCGGCAGCGCCTGGCCCATGAGGTTCAGACGCACACCGACCACGCCCAGACGGTCCATCGCGTCCAACTGCTCACGGCTGATATCACGCTCGACGACCACTATCCCGCGTATCTGCCCGGCCGCGTGTTGCAGCGCTTTGAGCAGATACGTGTTGTCGGTGCCAAGAAAGCTTGGCTGCACCAACACGCCATGGCTCAAACCGTGGTCGCGCAGGTGATTCAGGTACACCCCAAGCGTTGCATCGTAGTCGGGGGTGTAGCGTCGTGCGGCGGTGAGATCCAGCTCCCTGCTGAACACGTGGGCATGTGCATCGATGCCGAGAATTGGCGCAGAACAGCTATCAGGCATGCAGGTATCCGGTGGTGTGATCGTCTATCGAGAGAACGCGCAATGCAGGCCGTTGAACAAAGCCCACACCGCACAGGTAAAACATCAGGCGCGAGCGGTCTCTGGGTTGGCAGAGTCCTGCGCAGCCGCCGAGGTAGCTTCCAGGCTGCGGCCGCGGGTTTCCGGCAAGCAAAGCGCAGCGATGACGGCAACGCCGTAGGCGATGCCCGCGTCGATGCCGATGGCTGAACCCAATGACATCGATTCGCTCATATGCCCCACCAGAAACGGGAATACCGCCGACAGTACCCTGCCAAAGTTGTAGCAAAAACCAACCCCTGCCCCGCGTACATCAGCCGGGTAAAGCTCGTTGAACAGCGCGCCGAGACTGGCCGGAATGCCCGCCGCAAAGAAGCCCAGCGGAAAGCCCAGGAACAGCATTTGCGTGTTGGTCAACGGCAGGAACACGTAGCACTGAACGGTGATCACACAGCACAGCGCAAACGACACGATATTCATGCGCCGCCCAATGCGGTCGATCAAAAAGCCGCTGGCCACGCAACCGCACCAGAACGCAAAGATGATCACGGCCAGGTAACCACCGGAGTTGAGCACCGACAGGTTACGTTCGGTTTTCAGAAACGTCGGCAACCAGGTCATCACCGCGTGGTAGCCGCCGTGGGCGCCGAGGCCCAGCAAGCCGCCGAGCAAGGTCACGCGGATCAGTTCGGGACGAAAGATACCGGCCAGGGATTTAAAGAAACTCTGCGGGATGGCGTGCTCTTTTTGCAGGCGCTGGAAGCTGTCTGGCTCCTCGACGTTGCGGCGCACCCAGATGATCAGGAAGGACGGCAACAGGCCGACCAGGAACATCACACGCCAGGCGATATCGGCCGGCACGAACGAGTAGATCAGGGTGAACACGCCCACGGCCAGGCCCCAGCCCACGGCCCAGGCGCTTTGCACGGTGCCCATGACTTTGCCACGGTATTTGGGGTTGATGGTTTCGGCCATCAGCACCGCGCCGGCCGCCCACTCGCCACCGATGCCGAACCCCTGAAGGGCTTTGACCACAAGCAATTGGTGGAAGCCGGTGACGAAAGCCGACAGAAACGTGAACACCGAAAACCAGAGGATCATCCATTGCAATGTACGCACCCGACCGTAACGATCGGACAGCGTACCGCCGACCCAGCCACCGAGGGCCGACGTCACCAGCGTAACGCCGCTGATCAGTCCGGCATCGCCCTTGCTCAGGGCGAACGCTGCGATCAGTGCAGGAATGGCCAGACCGAACATCTGGACTTCAAGGGCGTCGAGCGACCATCCGCCGAAGCAGGCCCAAAACGTTTTGCGCTCCCGGGGAGTGACTTGGCGATACCAACTGAACATGGTTTTTGTCCTTATGAGTGTGCGTTTGGCAGTTGTTGTGTGGCGCTACCCTGTAGGCGCGAACTTGTTCGCGAGGCGGCGTGCCTGATACACCCCGGTCGAATGCCTCGCCATCACGTTGGTTCCTACAGAAGTGCAACGCGGCTAGCGGATATCTACGGTGTAACGGAAGTGCTCGGCATGCCCGCGTGAGCGGCGCCATTCCAGCGGTTGACCGGCGTAGTTGCGCGCCAGCCGCTCGATCACCACCACCGGGCTGTTGACCGGGACGTGCAGCAGACGGGCGTGTACTTCGCTGACAGCTTCGGCCGTCAGGCTTTCTTCGGCGTACGCCACGACCTGCCCGCAGAACGCTTCATAGATGGGGTACAGCAGCGGGCCCTGCTGGGTCAGATCGATTTCAAGCAGGGCCTGAAACTGCTCGCGTGGCAGCCAGATTTCCTCCGCCAGCACCGGTTGACCATCCAGCAAACGCAGACGAATCATGCGGATCACCGCTGCCTCCAGCGGCAGGCCCAGCGCTTGCGCAACGGCGGAAGGAGCGCTCACCGGCTCGATGGAAAGCACACGGCTTTCCGGCACCTGACGTTCGCCGGACGCGGTCTGAAAACGGAAGAAGCGGAACAGAGAGGATTGGAACTGCGGACGCCGGATGAAGGTGCCGCGCCCCTGCTGACGCTCGAGAATGTTTTCGCTGACCAGCATGTCGATGGCTTTGCGTACGGTGCCGGTGGACAGGCAGTACTCGCTGGACAGTGCGGATTCGGTGGGGATCGCTTCCCCCGGACGCCAGCGGTTATTGGCGATCTGCTCAGCCAATTGATCTCGCAAGCGTTGATAGAGCGGGAGGCGGACGTCGCTGGAAAGGCGGTTCATGTTCGAACACTTCGCTGTTTTATTTATCTAGTCATCTATATGAATCTGCGCGAAGTATTGTC
The DNA window shown above is from Pseudomonas sp. BSw22131 and carries:
- the tssA gene encoding type VI secretion system protein TssA, whose protein sequence is MSEFLNDLSLADLTAPINGGSGEDLSFSTLFDQVKEARRADPDYLTQGDWQTDLKSSDWDLTITLAAQGLAQQSKDLMLVAWLSEALAHRYHFLGITFGLTLAERILQTFWADLFPSLEDGVEERSARLAWLKASLTDMVGGLPITQGQQFGLQRYDESRYVENLALQNPKAMQTAVEEGKINAEIFQRSVVLTDSDHLRMKAAEIADSLKACQQLQTTADTFFGPEAPSFAALSDILSRAGQLAQKLLKDRGIELHPAPVEPAPSAPQAAVAHTAGAAMTTPSPDASPAPLRTTPISRDEAFTMLASVAQFFKNTEPQSPVPYLIERAIKWGNMPLEGWLNDVIKDSNVVDSIRDVLGTKEPKS
- a CDS encoding amidohydrolase family protein, with the protein product MPDSCSAPILGIDAHAHVFSRELDLTAARRYTPDYDATLGVYLNHLRDHGLSHGVLVQPSFLGTDNTYLLKALQHAAGQIRGIVVVERDISREQLDAMDRLGVVGVRLNLMGQALPDFDEPAWRVFFGHLAELDWHVELHRQVEDLPGLIRGLMPFGIKIVVDHFGRADARLGMDQPGFRELLALGQSGQVWMKVSGIYRLGGTAQQNLDFARAAMPLLEQGFGSRRLVWGSDWPHTQHENSIGYGTVVEQLQALECSAHTMRSLLIEAPQALFDFNVTEA
- a CDS encoding MFS transporter, whose amino-acid sequence is MFSWYRQVTPRERKTFWACFGGWSLDALEVQMFGLAIPALIAAFALSKGDAGLISGVTLVTSALGGWVGGTLSDRYGRVRTLQWMILWFSVFTFLSAFVTGFHQLLVVKALQGFGIGGEWAAGAVLMAETINPKYRGKVMGTVQSAWAVGWGLAVGVFTLIYSFVPADIAWRVMFLVGLLPSFLIIWVRRNVEEPDSFQRLQKEHAIPQSFFKSLAGIFRPELIRVTLLGGLLGLGAHGGYHAVMTWLPTFLKTERNLSVLNSGGYLAVIIFAFWCGCVASGFLIDRIGRRMNIVSFALCCVITVQCYVFLPLTNTQMLFLGFPLGFFAAGIPASLGALFNELYPADVRGAGVGFCYNFGRVLSAVFPFLVGHMSESMSLGSAIGIDAGIAYGVAVIAALCLPETRGRSLEATSAAAQDSANPETARA
- a CDS encoding GntR family transcriptional regulator: MNRLSSDVRLPLYQRLRDQLAEQIANNRWRPGEAIPTESALSSEYCLSTGTVRKAIDMLVSENILERQQGRGTFIRRPQFQSSLFRFFRFQTASGERQVPESRVLSIEPVSAPSAVAQALGLPLEAAVIRMIRLRLLDGQPVLAEEIWLPREQFQALLEIDLTQQGPLLYPIYEAFCGQVVAYAEESLTAEAVSEVHARLLHVPVNSPVVVIERLARNYAGQPLEWRRSRGHAEHFRYTVDIR